From Sporosarcina sp. Te-1, the proteins below share one genomic window:
- a CDS encoding DivIVA domain-containing protein, whose product MALSPLDIHNKEFSRGFRGYDEDEVNEFLEQIMKDYENVLDENKKLKSELKETKEQISHFNSIEETLQKSILIAQEAAEDVRRNSKQESKLIIKEAEKNADRIVNEALSRARRIALEIEDLKKQSKVFRNRFKMLIEAQLDLIKTDDWDRLMEYVPDTEKLEAAADQE is encoded by the coding sequence ATGGCACTGTCACCACTTGACATACATAATAAAGAATTCAGCCGCGGATTCCGTGGATATGATGAGGATGAAGTGAACGAATTCCTTGAACAGATCATGAAAGATTATGAAAACGTTCTGGATGAAAACAAGAAACTGAAGAGCGAGCTGAAGGAAACGAAAGAGCAAATTTCACATTTCAATTCCATCGAGGAGACGCTGCAAAAATCAATCCTAATTGCCCAAGAAGCAGCCGAAGATGTGAGACGCAACTCGAAGCAGGAATCTAAGTTGATCATCAAAGAAGCAGAAAAAAATGCAGACCGGATCGTCAACGAGGCACTTTCGCGAGCGCGCCGGATTGCTCTTGAAATTGAGGATCTGAAAAAGCAGTCCAAAGTTTTCAGGAATCGATTCAAGATGCTCATCGAGGCGCAGCTTGATTTGATCAAAACAGATGATTGGGACCGCTTGATGGAATACGTACCGGATACAGAAAAACTGGAGGCAGCTGCAGACCAGGAATGA
- a CDS encoding RNA-binding protein produces MDTIIQHFRKDEQPFIEMATGWVNEVENTYAPKLTGFLDPRQRFILQTISRGAGLLVSSDGCFVGAERQRVLLYPDYYEPTLADYQISVFEIHYPSKFVQLEHRDVLGSLMSLGIDRTKFGDILIEDGRAQMSIASELRDYLKANFESVGKSKVRLELVNDSDDYLASTEHWLENLHIVSSLRLDVIVASLLNCARQKASSLIQGEKVKVNWTTRDQPSFEINELDMISIRGAGRFKVMTIEGRTKKDKIRLNIGKLE; encoded by the coding sequence ATGGATACAATCATTCAGCATTTTAGGAAAGATGAACAGCCTTTCATCGAAATGGCGACTGGCTGGGTAAACGAAGTGGAAAATACATATGCACCTAAGTTGACGGGATTTTTAGATCCAAGGCAGCGCTTTATTCTGCAGACAATCTCCAGGGGAGCCGGATTACTCGTTTCGTCGGATGGCTGTTTTGTCGGCGCGGAAAGGCAACGCGTTCTTCTATATCCGGATTATTATGAACCGACCTTGGCCGATTATCAGATTTCTGTTTTTGAGATCCATTATCCTTCGAAGTTTGTTCAATTGGAACATCGCGATGTATTGGGATCTTTAATGTCGCTTGGGATTGATCGGACGAAGTTCGGAGATATTTTGATTGAAGATGGACGGGCCCAAATGTCGATAGCAAGCGAGTTGAGGGATTACTTGAAAGCCAACTTTGAGTCCGTTGGAAAATCGAAAGTTAGATTGGAACTTGTCAATGACTCGGATGATTATTTGGCTTCTACCGAGCATTGGCTGGAGAATTTGCATATCGTCAGTTCACTTCGGTTGGATGTCATTGTGGCTTCGTTATTGAATTGTGCAAGGCAAAAAGCTTCTTCCTTAATTCAAGGAGAAAAAGTGAAAGTCAATTGGACTACCCGTGACCAACCGTCTTTCGAAATTAATGAATTAGATATGATCTCCATAAGAGGGGCGGGCCGTTTTAAAGTTATGACGATCGAGGGCCGGACAAAGAAAGACAAAATCCGTCTAAATATTGGTAAGTTAGAATGA
- a CDS encoding YggT family protein, with protein MAGLLIQLHNIIFYAINIYSILLVIYILMSWVPASRETKFGILLGKIAEPYLGFFRKFIPPLGMIDISPIVALFALSLISRGIGQVFLMIFKAVLY; from the coding sequence ATGGCCGGTTTATTAATACAACTACACAATATAATTTTTTATGCAATTAATATCTACAGCATCCTTCTCGTCATTTATATTTTAATGTCATGGGTGCCTGCTTCCCGGGAAACTAAATTTGGGATACTGCTTGGCAAAATCGCTGAGCCGTACTTAGGTTTTTTCCGAAAGTTCATCCCGCCGCTCGGGATGATCGATATCTCTCCTATTGTGGCGCTATTTGCGCTGAGCCTGATAAGTAGAGGAATCGGTCAAGTTTTCTTAATGATTTTTAAAGCGGTGCTTTATTGA
- a CDS encoding cell division protein SepF: MSMKKRFEKWFYLEDEEEFEQERSVQVQQPVQEPPKRVNARKQTANEPQPTGNIVSLQSIQKSSKVILVEPRVYAEAQDISEHLKNKRAVVVNLQRIERDQGVRIVDFLSGTVYALGGDIQRIGTDIFLCVPENVEVAGSITDYFER; the protein is encoded by the coding sequence GTGAGCATGAAAAAAAGATTCGAAAAATGGTTCTATTTAGAGGACGAAGAGGAATTTGAACAAGAACGTTCTGTCCAAGTGCAGCAACCAGTGCAGGAACCCCCGAAACGAGTGAATGCTCGAAAACAGACTGCAAACGAACCCCAGCCGACTGGCAATATCGTGAGCCTGCAGAGCATACAAAAATCCTCCAAAGTGATTTTGGTGGAACCGAGGGTATATGCGGAAGCGCAGGATATTTCCGAACACCTGAAGAATAAGCGCGCTGTCGTTGTCAATTTGCAACGGATTGAAAGGGATCAAGGAGTTCGTATCGTCGATTTCCTAAGTGGGACTGTCTATGCACTTGGAGGCGATATCCAACGAATCGGAACGGATATCTTCTTATGTGTCCCAGAAAACGTCGAAGTAGCCGGCTCCATTACCGATTATTTTGAACGATAG
- a CDS encoding YggS family pyridoxal phosphate-dependent enzyme: MDARKRRIDDIEHEIITACERSGRKRSDVTIVAVTKQVSAERAKEVIADGIFHLGENRSEGLLAKQHQIKDHVIWHFIGNVQSRKVKDFINQIDYLHSLDRIGLAKEIQKRADQTLDCFVQVNVSGEESKSGLSPEEVGPFLDELAAYDKVRVVGLMTMAPFTEDTELIRQVFRSLRELRDEMAAKQLDYAPCQLLSMGMSNDYTIAIEEGATHVRIGTALVGTESEG, encoded by the coding sequence ATGGATGCACGTAAGAGACGAATTGATGATATTGAACATGAAATTATCACTGCATGTGAAAGAAGCGGCCGCAAGCGATCCGACGTGACAATCGTTGCGGTAACAAAGCAAGTTTCTGCTGAGAGGGCAAAGGAAGTCATTGCAGACGGAATTTTTCACTTAGGTGAAAATCGGTCTGAAGGGCTTCTCGCAAAGCAACACCAGATTAAAGATCATGTCATCTGGCATTTCATAGGCAATGTGCAAAGTAGAAAGGTGAAGGATTTTATCAACCAGATCGATTATTTGCACTCGCTGGATCGCATTGGTTTGGCAAAAGAGATCCAGAAACGGGCAGATCAAACGCTCGACTGCTTTGTTCAAGTCAATGTTTCAGGAGAAGAGAGCAAGTCAGGTTTATCTCCAGAAGAGGTCGGGCCATTTCTTGATGAGCTAGCTGCGTATGATAAAGTTCGAGTCGTTGGTTTGATGACGATGGCGCCCTTTACCGAAGACACCGAGCTTATTCGACAGGTCTTCCGTTCGTTGAGAGAACTGCGCGACGAAATGGCAGCCAAACAGTTGGACTATGCCCCTTGTCAGTTGCTATCCATGGGTATGTCCAACGACTATACGATCGCAATTGAAGAAGGAGCGACTCATGTCAGAATCGGAACCGCGTTAGTCGGGACAGAGAGCGAGGGATAA
- a CDS encoding PRC-barrel domain-containing protein produces the protein MKFTDLQKKEVIEVKRGSFIGFVQDATIDIKSGRVDSLHVGGAERSFFSDAKVKDLKQIKYAEVVTIGKDIVLVGRKSENG, from the coding sequence ATGAAATTTACCGATTTGCAGAAGAAGGAAGTCATTGAAGTGAAAAGAGGATCGTTCATTGGGTTCGTCCAAGACGCGACGATCGACATAAAAAGCGGAAGGGTTGACTCGTTGCATGTAGGTGGTGCGGAGCGCTCGTTCTTTTCTGATGCCAAAGTGAAAGATTTAAAGCAAATCAAGTATGCTGAAGTCGTTACGATCGGAAAAGATATTGTTTTGGTAGGAAGGAAAAGTGAGAACGGGTAA
- the sigG gene encoding RNA polymerase sporulation sigma factor SigG: MRTRVEICGIDTSNLPLLSNEVMKETFIRLQSGDESAREELVVGNLRLVLSLVQRFAYRGEQADDLFQVGCIGLLKSIDNFDLKHNVRFSTYAVPMIIGEIKRHLRDHHAIRVSRSLRDIAYKAIKAKEQYINEHQKEPRISDLAEATGIPEDDILFALDAIQDPMSLHEPMNSDGGDPVFIMDQLQDKTVSEERWLTYVAVKETVSGMSERQQLILSKRFYLGQTQTEIAKELGISQAQISRLEKNAIKIIRDGMESKK, translated from the coding sequence ATGCGTACTAGAGTGGAAATCTGCGGTATCGATACGTCCAATTTGCCATTACTGTCGAACGAAGTGATGAAAGAAACTTTTATTCGGCTTCAAAGCGGTGACGAATCAGCTCGGGAAGAACTTGTCGTCGGAAACCTGCGTTTAGTACTAAGTCTCGTACAACGCTTTGCGTACCGTGGTGAGCAGGCGGATGACCTGTTCCAAGTCGGGTGCATTGGCTTGCTGAAATCGATTGATAACTTCGATTTGAAACATAATGTCCGGTTCTCAACATATGCTGTTCCGATGATTATCGGTGAAATTAAAAGGCATTTGCGTGATCACCATGCCATCCGAGTTTCTCGATCCTTGCGGGATATTGCTTATAAGGCAATTAAGGCGAAAGAACAATATATCAATGAACATCAAAAGGAACCCCGAATATCAGATTTGGCGGAAGCGACCGGTATACCAGAGGATGATATATTGTTCGCATTGGATGCCATCCAAGATCCTATGTCACTTCATGAGCCAATGAACAGCGATGGAGGGGATCCCGTATTTATTATGGACCAATTGCAAGATAAAACCGTCTCGGAAGAAAGATGGCTGACCTATGTTGCCGTTAAAGAAACGGTATCTGGCATGAGTGAAAGACAGCAGCTTATCCTGTCCAAACGATTTTATCTCGGACAGACACAAACAGAGATCGCGAAGGAGCTAGGAATTTCACAAGCACAAATATCCCGTCTTGAAAAAAATGCGATTAAAATTATCCGTGATGGGATGGAAAGTAAAAAATAA
- the sigE gene encoding RNA polymerase sporulation sigma factor SigE, translating to MWYKLKNWLSMLTSFFQRKRGTFYIGGHESLPKPLTREEEAQTIRAFMEGDMAARDTLIEKNLRLVVYIARRFDNTNTHIEDLISIGTIGLIKAIETFKSDKNIKLATYASRCIENEILMHLRKTNRTKSEISFDEPLNSDADGNELLLSDILGTDEHIIIDDVEKKLERQHMIEAIMLLDERERYIMECRFGLTGQMEMTQKEVAELLGISQSYISRLEKKIISDLRDRLNHPIA from the coding sequence ATGTGGTATAAGTTGAAGAATTGGTTGTCGATGCTAACAAGTTTTTTCCAGAGAAAAAGGGGCACCTTTTATATTGGCGGTCATGAATCACTCCCGAAGCCATTGACAAGGGAAGAAGAAGCGCAGACGATTCGGGCATTCATGGAAGGCGATATGGCTGCAAGAGATACGTTGATTGAAAAAAATCTTCGGCTTGTCGTCTACATTGCACGGCGCTTTGATAATACGAATACCCATATCGAGGATTTGATCAGTATCGGCACAATCGGATTGATCAAAGCGATTGAAACATTTAAAAGTGACAAGAATATCAAGTTGGCTACGTATGCATCCAGATGTATCGAGAATGAAATATTGATGCATTTACGGAAAACGAACCGGACAAAATCCGAAATTTCATTTGATGAGCCGTTGAATTCGGATGCGGACGGTAACGAATTGTTATTATCCGATATTTTGGGCACAGATGAGCATATTATAATCGATGATGTCGAAAAAAAATTGGAAAGGCAACATATGATTGAGGCCATCATGCTGCTCGACGAACGGGAACGATATATTATGGAATGCCGGTTTGGGCTGACAGGTCAAATGGAAATGACACAGAAGGAAGTGGCGGAATTATTGGGGATTTCCCAGTCTTATATTTCACGACTTGAGAAGAAAATCATATCTGATTTGCGGGATCGATTAAATCATCCAATTGCTTGA
- a CDS encoding sigma-E processing peptidase SpoIIGA yields the protein MYGELIIAINMVFNFAVLSFANKTGNLQAARGRLWFASFAGALPVTIFSSSFISMIFSFLIMTYCAFGKAFELWRKAVGIVLVGALFSGGLLTVYSSRSFAMPTYLSIFLSALIAYISLAFFKGKWLDVRVAKQMDVFASGSTLRIWNQDIQLQVFIDTGNSCIEPMTGAPVHFVSYRAVKRYIPEELIQPLEQWNPKELANLQSFPIEYQKGIRLIRLTTVQGVSWAIGFKYERWSMEEGELLQPGYLVLTKEDNRYPHGAEAILHVSAMESISKERGTVHVV from the coding sequence ATGTATGGAGAGCTGATTATCGCGATCAATATGGTTTTTAACTTTGCCGTGCTGTCGTTTGCGAATAAAACAGGGAACCTACAGGCCGCCCGTGGACGACTTTGGTTCGCCTCCTTTGCAGGTGCATTGCCCGTCACGATTTTTTCATCCTCCTTCATCAGTATGATCTTCTCGTTTCTTATTATGACCTATTGCGCCTTCGGAAAAGCGTTTGAATTATGGAGGAAAGCGGTAGGTATCGTCTTGGTCGGCGCCTTGTTTTCAGGCGGATTGTTGACGGTGTATTCGTCACGATCCTTTGCTATGCCTACGTATCTTTCTATTTTTCTTAGTGCACTCATCGCTTACATTTCTTTAGCCTTCTTCAAAGGGAAGTGGCTTGATGTACGAGTGGCAAAGCAGATGGATGTATTTGCTTCCGGTTCGACGTTGCGAATATGGAATCAAGACATCCAATTGCAAGTTTTTATTGATACTGGAAACAGTTGTATAGAGCCTATGACGGGCGCTCCAGTGCATTTTGTTTCCTATCGGGCAGTAAAGCGCTATATCCCCGAAGAATTGATTCAACCGTTGGAACAATGGAATCCGAAGGAACTGGCTAATCTACAGTCGTTTCCTATCGAGTACCAAAAAGGGATTCGGCTGATCCGTCTCACAACCGTGCAAGGTGTCAGTTGGGCAATCGGCTTCAAGTATGAACGATGGAGTATGGAGGAAGGAGAATTATTGCAGCCCGGCTATCTTGTGCTGACAAAAGAGGACAATCGTTATCCGCATGGAGCGGAGGCGATCTTACATGTATCTGCAATGGAGTCCATATCAAAGGAAAGGGGAACAGTGCATGTGGTATAA
- the ftsZ gene encoding cell division protein FtsZ, with translation MLDFDTNIDSLAVIKVIGVGGGGNNAVNRMIEHGVQGVEFIAVNTDAQALKLSDANVKLQIGAKLTRGLGAGANPEVGKKAAEESKEQIEEALRGADMVFVTAGMGGGTGTGAAPVIAQVAKDLGALTVGVVTRPFTFEGRKRSTQAIGGITAMKESVDTLIVIPNDKLLEIVDKNTPMLEAFREADNVLRQGVQGISDLIATPGLINLDFADVKTIMSNKGSALMGIGMSTGENRAAEAAKKAISSPLLETSIDGAKGVIMNITGGSNLSLFEVQEAADIVASASDEDVNMIFGSVINDDLKDEIIVTVIATGFNEEQLSQVRTNRGAGFGGTRQREAQPVQHTAPSRREETQQHHQQSEPPRQPQQTNQQEEALDIPTFLRNRQRRQ, from the coding sequence ATGCTAGATTTTGATACAAATATCGACTCGCTTGCTGTCATTAAAGTGATTGGCGTAGGCGGTGGCGGAAACAACGCGGTCAACCGGATGATTGAACACGGAGTGCAAGGTGTAGAATTCATTGCAGTGAATACAGATGCACAAGCGCTTAAATTATCGGATGCCAACGTGAAATTGCAAATCGGTGCAAAGTTGACCCGGGGTCTAGGGGCAGGGGCAAATCCTGAAGTAGGCAAAAAGGCGGCTGAAGAAAGCAAAGAGCAGATCGAAGAAGCGTTGCGAGGTGCCGACATGGTGTTCGTCACAGCCGGAATGGGTGGCGGGACAGGCACAGGTGCAGCTCCTGTTATTGCTCAAGTGGCAAAAGATCTGGGTGCTTTAACAGTTGGCGTTGTCACACGTCCTTTCACCTTCGAAGGAAGAAAACGTTCTACGCAGGCAATCGGCGGCATCACAGCCATGAAGGAATCGGTTGATACACTGATTGTAATTCCGAATGACAAGCTACTTGAAATTGTGGATAAGAATACGCCAATGCTGGAAGCTTTCCGTGAAGCGGACAATGTTCTTCGCCAAGGTGTACAAGGTATCTCTGACTTGATTGCCACGCCTGGACTTATCAATTTGGACTTCGCTGACGTTAAGACAATCATGTCCAATAAAGGCTCTGCCTTAATGGGAATCGGCATGTCGACTGGCGAAAATCGTGCAGCTGAAGCGGCAAAAAAGGCCATTTCCAGTCCGTTGCTTGAAACATCCATTGATGGAGCGAAAGGCGTCATTATGAATATCACAGGCGGCTCGAATCTTAGCCTCTTTGAAGTGCAGGAAGCGGCAGACATTGTCGCATCGGCCTCAGATGAAGATGTAAATATGATTTTCGGTTCGGTCATCAATGACGATCTGAAGGACGAAATCATTGTCACTGTTATTGCTACAGGCTTTAATGAAGAGCAGCTGTCTCAAGTGCGTACAAACCGCGGTGCTGGTTTTGGCGGCACGCGTCAACGGGAAGCACAGCCGGTTCAACATACTGCCCCTTCAAGAAGGGAAGAGACGCAGCAACATCATCAACAATCTGAGCCGCCACGGCAACCACAACAAACGAATCAACAAGAAGAGGCGCTCGACATTCCGACATTTTTACGGAATCGCCAGCGCAGACAATGA
- the ftsA gene encoding cell division protein FtsA: MSQSTIYVSLDIGSSSVKVLIGEVNGGSLHVIGVGNVQSAGIRKGTIIDIDATVQSIRKAVDQAERMTGMQIRDVILGIPANGVILQDVKGVVAVNSENREITDDDLGRVITSAQVMSVPPEREIVNIIPKQFIVDDYDEIKDPRGMIGVRLEMDGTLITTSKTLVHNILRCVERAGLTIREIYLQPLAAGTFALTEDEKNHGTAFIDIGGGSTTISIFRDNRLITTSVLPVGGDHITKDLSIILKTPTEQARKIKHQYGHAFYDDASDDELFEVPVIGADSKDQYSQRYISEIIGVRLEELFDLVLEEFYQMGIRDLPGGVVLTGGTTKLEGILQLARHVLKTRVRIHTPEYIGVREPMYATAVGLIRYAYMEDAYFGVSPSSPSTVAADEGIERGPANVKKPVNDRPKEKKSSLISKTKKFFDGFFE; encoded by the coding sequence TTGAGTCAATCTACTATCTATGTATCGCTTGATATAGGATCTTCTTCCGTCAAAGTGCTGATCGGGGAAGTCAATGGCGGATCCCTGCATGTGATCGGTGTCGGCAATGTCCAATCCGCTGGCATACGGAAAGGAACAATCATTGACATTGATGCGACTGTGCAGTCAATCCGAAAAGCGGTTGACCAGGCAGAGCGGATGACCGGCATGCAAATCCGGGATGTCATCCTTGGAATTCCTGCAAACGGCGTTATTTTACAAGACGTCAAAGGAGTGGTCGCAGTCAATTCGGAAAACCGTGAAATCACGGATGATGACTTAGGACGCGTCATTACTTCAGCACAAGTGATGTCGGTCCCGCCGGAACGAGAAATTGTAAATATCATTCCAAAGCAGTTCATTGTGGATGATTATGATGAGATAAAAGACCCGCGTGGTATGATTGGCGTACGACTTGAAATGGATGGCACGTTGATAACGACATCCAAGACATTAGTACATAATATCTTACGATGTGTGGAACGTGCAGGTCTGACAATTCGCGAGATCTATCTGCAACCGCTCGCGGCAGGCACCTTTGCATTAACAGAAGATGAAAAGAATCATGGGACTGCTTTTATTGATATCGGCGGCGGGTCTACGACAATATCCATTTTCAGGGACAACCGTTTAATCACAACTTCGGTTCTTCCGGTTGGTGGAGACCATATTACAAAAGATTTATCAATCATCTTAAAGACGCCGACAGAACAAGCGAGAAAGATTAAACATCAATATGGACATGCATTCTATGATGATGCGTCCGATGATGAGTTGTTTGAAGTTCCGGTCATTGGGGCGGATTCTAAAGATCAATATAGTCAAAGATACATATCGGAAATCATCGGAGTCCGGCTAGAGGAGCTGTTTGACCTTGTACTCGAAGAGTTCTATCAAATGGGCATTCGTGATTTGCCGGGTGGCGTCGTCTTGACTGGCGGTACAACCAAGCTCGAGGGTATATTGCAGCTGGCCCGCCATGTATTGAAGACAAGGGTCCGAATCCATACGCCTGAGTATATCGGGGTACGTGAACCGATGTATGCGACAGCCGTGGGTCTTATCCGATACGCTTATATGGAGGATGCTTACTTCGGTGTATCCCCTTCCTCCCCATCAACCGTGGCGGCGGATGAAGGAATAGAAAGAGGGCCGGCCAATGTGAAGAAACCAGTCAATGACCGACCAAAAGAGAAAAAATCATCTTTGATAAGCAAAACTAAAAAATTCTTTGATGGTTTTTTCGAATAA
- a CDS encoding small basic family protein — MWLPLLGLLLGISLGLLSDIQIPQIYTNYLSIAVLAALDTLFGGIRAHLQHIYDDKVFISGFFFNIALAAALAFLGVHLGVDLYLAAVFAFGVRLFQNIAVIRRILLTKWTERGKVSEANDLK, encoded by the coding sequence ATGTGGTTGCCGTTATTAGGACTGTTGCTCGGGATATCTCTGGGTCTTCTATCAGATATTCAAATACCGCAAATTTATACAAATTATTTATCCATTGCGGTATTGGCTGCATTGGATACACTCTTTGGCGGCATAAGGGCACATCTCCAACATATTTATGATGACAAAGTGTTCATCTCTGGTTTTTTCTTCAACATCGCGTTAGCAGCTGCACTTGCCTTTCTTGGCGTACATTTAGGTGTTGACCTGTATCTAGCTGCCGTATTTGCATTCGGGGTCAGATTGTTTCAAAATATAGCGGTTATTCGCAGAATCCTTTTGACCAAATGGACAGAGCGGGGAAAGGTTTCCGAGGCGAATGATTTGAAATGA
- a CDS encoding DUF881 domain-containing protein — protein MNRSIGWKFTGVLLVIGFMVSIQYNTMKHPEERDTRDIWAIRQELAEEKKTHSELLKEIRDLDKTIASYESMTDNNTGKALTDTVDKLRQQAGETDLMGPGLIIEVKPSPESIAYGMPITSISSDLLNRFVNDLNRFKGHDLEIDGKRYTMLSSIRDINGMTAVNGLDVATPPFKMKIVTQTNQDCEKLYNYLLASSIHDDFYLENLIMDISEPQEEVAIRGRPEKFENLYLEELPKGE, from the coding sequence TTGAATAGATCGATCGGTTGGAAGTTTACAGGCGTCTTGCTTGTCATCGGTTTTATGGTGTCCATTCAATATAATACGATGAAACATCCTGAGGAACGTGATACGAGGGATATTTGGGCCATTCGTCAGGAACTGGCGGAGGAGAAAAAGACGCACTCCGAACTGTTAAAAGAAATCCGTGACTTGGACAAGACCATTGCGTCCTACGAGTCAATGACTGACAACAATACGGGGAAAGCGTTGACGGATACGGTAGATAAATTACGTCAACAAGCGGGAGAAACGGATTTAATGGGACCTGGGCTCATAATTGAAGTCAAACCTTCTCCCGAAAGCATCGCGTATGGAATGCCAATCACGAGCATTTCATCTGACTTGCTCAACCGTTTTGTCAATGATTTGAACCGATTCAAAGGCCATGATCTCGAAATTGATGGGAAGCGTTATACTATGCTAAGTTCCATCCGGGACATTAATGGGATGACGGCCGTAAATGGACTTGATGTTGCCACTCCTCCTTTCAAAATGAAAATTGTGACACAAACCAATCAGGATTGCGAAAAGTTGTACAATTATTTATTGGCCTCCTCTATCCATGATGATTTTTATCTTGAAAATTTAATTATGGACATAAGTGAACCGCAAGAGGAAGTAGCAATCCGTGGTCGGCCCGAAAAATTTGAAAACCTGTATTTGGAAGAGTTGCCGAAAGGGGAATGA
- a CDS encoding DUF881 domain-containing protein, translated as MKRKANDDDRKRGRHILFPLVFLVLGFILAFSYRMLGNQHEEESYQSPSLLQEERYREELIEQQERNKELADEIASKQEVIRKAEQSFSEKEKNHEGLVEEAKDLRLLLGAVPAGGTGVKVTLKDADYNPVEQNPNDYIVHESHILRVINELRISGAQGLAINGQRITSNSYIKCTGPVITIDGRTFPAPFVIEAVGDADVLSSALNLKGGVLDGLARENIVVTLEQLKDIRLPALRNER; from the coding sequence ATGAAGAGGAAAGCGAATGACGATGATCGGAAGAGAGGAAGGCATATCTTATTTCCGCTAGTCTTTCTGGTCCTGGGATTCATTTTAGCGTTTTCCTATCGTATGTTAGGCAATCAACATGAGGAAGAGTCATATCAATCTCCGTCGCTTTTGCAAGAAGAACGTTATCGCGAAGAATTGATCGAGCAGCAGGAGCGGAACAAAGAGCTCGCTGACGAAATAGCTTCCAAGCAAGAAGTGATCCGGAAAGCGGAACAATCGTTTTCCGAAAAAGAAAAGAACCATGAAGGGCTCGTTGAGGAAGCGAAAGACTTGCGTCTGCTATTAGGCGCCGTACCGGCAGGTGGGACAGGCGTCAAAGTGACATTGAAAGACGCTGATTACAATCCGGTTGAACAAAATCCGAATGATTACATTGTTCATGAATCCCATATTTTACGAGTCATCAATGAATTGAGGATTTCTGGAGCCCAGGGGCTGGCGATTAATGGGCAGCGGATCACTTCAAACTCGTATATTAAATGTACAGGCCCTGTTATTACGATCGATGGCAGAACGTTCCCGGCGCCTTTCGTCATCGAGGCAGTAGGTGACGCGGATGTCCTCTCCTCGGCCTTAAATCTGAAAGGCGGAGTGCTGGACGGCCTTGCCAGAGAGAACATCGTCGTTACGCTGGAGCAACTGAAAGATATTCGGTTGCCTGCGCTGCGAAATGAACGATGA
- a CDS encoding cell division protein FtsQ/DivIB → MDKVIDIQDRIPSMREKRRRKTNKKFIFILAVFCIALLFLLYFQSPLSKIGTIHVKGSVLQDDQFYIQKSGIETDGSFWGFKVHDVQQALTRLEGVQQAKVSRKWFHDVEISITEWKTVAYLEEKGQYNILLENGETFHGETIKPDVPILSNLDDVKVAEKIIKQLLKMDKNVFQLISEIIYTGDEVDTDSLVIYMDDGYEVHAKIPSLAEKMEYYPEITAQLSGYEKGIIDMEVGTFFTPFSEAYGTGKEGEVDEEESE, encoded by the coding sequence ATGGACAAAGTCATTGATATTCAAGACAGAATACCATCCATGCGGGAAAAACGCCGCAGAAAAACGAATAAAAAATTTATATTCATATTGGCTGTGTTCTGTATTGCCCTTCTGTTCCTGCTTTATTTTCAATCGCCACTGAGTAAAATCGGCACGATCCATGTGAAAGGCTCTGTGTTGCAAGACGATCAATTCTACATTCAAAAAAGTGGAATTGAAACAGACGGATCCTTTTGGGGATTCAAGGTTCACGATGTTCAACAGGCACTCACGAGGCTTGAAGGTGTACAACAGGCAAAAGTATCAAGGAAATGGTTCCATGATGTTGAAATTTCTATTACTGAGTGGAAAACGGTCGCCTATTTGGAGGAAAAAGGACAATACAATATTTTGCTGGAAAACGGGGAAACATTTCATGGCGAAACAATAAAGCCAGATGTTCCAATTTTGTCCAATCTAGATGATGTCAAAGTTGCGGAAAAGATTATTAAACAGTTGCTGAAAATGGACAAGAATGTATTCCAACTTATTTCAGAAATCATCTACACAGGCGATGAAGTGGATACTGACAGTCTGGTCATTTATATGGATGACGGATATGAGGTGCATGCGAAAATTCCGTCGCTCGCTGAAAAGATGGAGTATTATCCAGAAATTACTGCGCAGTTATCAGGCTATGAAAAAGGTATAATCGATATGGAGGTCGGCACCTTCTTTACTCCGTTTAGCGAGGCGTATGGGACCGGAAAGGAAGGTGAGGTGGATGAAGAGGAAAGCGAATGA